Proteins found in one Nymphalis io chromosome 4, ilAglIoxx1.1, whole genome shotgun sequence genomic segment:
- the LOC126781847 gene encoding cyclic AMP response element-binding protein A isoform X2, with translation MESYFDISNDLNDVWEADIDPEMQDVLDEDSEMGDWLIERDSKLGVVLHDRLMTDAALGAAPIKTEHSYSLHSDVESSPPSPHHTKVDDMEDECYPAIPASAWRSRRRSSDSPPPEVKAEPKSEPESPASSCPPSPTPGTPVTHVDYVIDHTTGTIHMPQAVLQKVGAAGVPQLLLSAAPRISMNNNKLSIKVTSSGTSGFNLPPTPPSSLSSSDSEGALSPAHEASAPPAAPAAPARRAHLYVSHHSRQPINTPLISSQPKGSTGTLVLTEEEKRTLLAEGYPVPTRLPLTKAEEKSLKKIRRKIKNKISAQESRRKKKEYMDQLERKVEILVSENTDYRKRVETLEQTNANLLSQLAALQALVTRGARK, from the exons GAGATGCAAGATGTCTTAGACGAGGACTCAGAGATGGGCGATTGGCTGATCGAGCGGGACTCCAAGCTAGGCGTGGTGTTACACGATAGACTGATGACAGATGCGGCCCTTGGCGCTGCCCCTATCAAGACAGAACATTCCTACAGCCTCCACTCCGATGTTGAATCCTCGCCACCTTCGCCACACCACACCAAAGTTGATG ACATGGAAGACGAATGCTATCCAGCTATACCAGCGAGCGCGTGGCGGAGCAGACGGCGGTCCAGCGATTCTCCGCCACCAGAAGTGAAGGCTGAACCCAAATCGGAGCCCGAGTCTCCCGCATCGTCCTGCCCCCCTTCGCCGACCCCTGGCACGCCTGTTACACACGTCGACTACGTCATTGACCACACG aCCGGAACAATCCACATGCCACAAGCGGTGCTCCAGAAAGTTGGGGCGGCGGGGGTGCCGCAGCTACTGCTGAGTGCGGCGCCGCGCATCTCCATGAATAACAATAAGCTCTCCATTAAAGTCACATCGTCCGGCACTTCAG GTTTCAACCTGCCTCCCACGCCGCCCTCGTCGCTGTCGTCGTCCGACAGCGAGGGCGCGCTGTCGCCGGCGCACGAGGCGtcggcgccgcccgccgcgcccgccgcgcccgcgcgccGCGCGCACCTCTACGTGTCGCACCACTCGCGGCAGCCCATCAACACGCCGCTCATCAGCAGCCAGCCG aaGGGTTCAACGGGTACGCTCGTGTTAACAGAGGAGGAGAAGCGCACATTACTGGCCGAAGGATATCCCGTTCCGACACGCTTACCCCTCACCAAGGCTGAAGAGAAATCACTCAAAAAAATCAGgaggaaaattaaaaataag ATATCGGCACAAGAAAGCAGACGCAAAAAGAAGGAGTATATGGACCAATTAGAGAGAAAAGTAGAAATATTAGTATCAGAGAATACAGACTACAGAAAGAGGGTAGAAACACTCGAACAGACGAATGCGAATCTTCTGAGCCAGTTGGCAGCTTTGCAGGCGCTCGTTACTCGAGGCGCCAGGAAGTGA
- the LOC126781847 gene encoding cyclic AMP response element-binding protein A isoform X3 — protein MQDVLDEDSEMGDWLIERDSKLGVVLHDRLMTDAALGAAPIKTEHSYSLHSDVESSPPSPHHTKVDDMEDECYPAIPASAWRSRRRSSDSPPPEVKAEPKSEPESPASSCPPSPTPGTPVTHVDYVIDHTTGTIHMPQAVLQKVGAAGVPQLLLSAAPRISMNNNKLSIKVTSSGTSAGFNLPPTPPSSLSSSDSEGALSPAHEASAPPAAPAAPARRAHLYVSHHSRQPINTPLISSQPKGSTGTLVLTEEEKRTLLAEGYPVPTRLPLTKAEEKSLKKIRRKIKNKISAQESRRKKKEYMDQLERKVEILVSENTDYRKRVETLEQTNANLLSQLAALQALVTRGARK, from the exons ATGCAAGATGTCTTAGACGAGGACTCAGAGATGGGCGATTGGCTGATCGAGCGGGACTCCAAGCTAGGCGTGGTGTTACACGATAGACTGATGACAGATGCGGCCCTTGGCGCTGCCCCTATCAAGACAGAACATTCCTACAGCCTCCACTCCGATGTTGAATCCTCGCCACCTTCGCCACACCACACCAAAGTTGATG ACATGGAAGACGAATGCTATCCAGCTATACCAGCGAGCGCGTGGCGGAGCAGACGGCGGTCCAGCGATTCTCCGCCACCAGAAGTGAAGGCTGAACCCAAATCGGAGCCCGAGTCTCCCGCATCGTCCTGCCCCCCTTCGCCGACCCCTGGCACGCCTGTTACACACGTCGACTACGTCATTGACCACACG aCCGGAACAATCCACATGCCACAAGCGGTGCTCCAGAAAGTTGGGGCGGCGGGGGTGCCGCAGCTACTGCTGAGTGCGGCGCCGCGCATCTCCATGAATAACAATAAGCTCTCCATTAAAGTCACATCGTCCGGCACTTCAG CAGGTTTCAACCTGCCTCCCACGCCGCCCTCGTCGCTGTCGTCGTCCGACAGCGAGGGCGCGCTGTCGCCGGCGCACGAGGCGtcggcgccgcccgccgcgcccgccgcgcccgcgcgccGCGCGCACCTCTACGTGTCGCACCACTCGCGGCAGCCCATCAACACGCCGCTCATCAGCAGCCAGCCG aaGGGTTCAACGGGTACGCTCGTGTTAACAGAGGAGGAGAAGCGCACATTACTGGCCGAAGGATATCCCGTTCCGACACGCTTACCCCTCACCAAGGCTGAAGAGAAATCACTCAAAAAAATCAGgaggaaaattaaaaataag ATATCGGCACAAGAAAGCAGACGCAAAAAGAAGGAGTATATGGACCAATTAGAGAGAAAAGTAGAAATATTAGTATCAGAGAATACAGACTACAGAAAGAGGGTAGAAACACTCGAACAGACGAATGCGAATCTTCTGAGCCAGTTGGCAGCTTTGCAGGCGCTCGTTACTCGAGGCGCCAGGAAGTGA
- the LOC126781847 gene encoding cyclic AMP response element-binding protein A isoform X1, whose translation MESYFDISNDLNDVWEADIDPEMQDVLDEDSEMGDWLIERDSKLGVVLHDRLMTDAALGAAPIKTEHSYSLHSDVESSPPSPHHTKVDDMEDECYPAIPASAWRSRRRSSDSPPPEVKAEPKSEPESPASSCPPSPTPGTPVTHVDYVIDHTTGTIHMPQAVLQKVGAAGVPQLLLSAAPRISMNNNKLSIKVTSSGTSAGFNLPPTPPSSLSSSDSEGALSPAHEASAPPAAPAAPARRAHLYVSHHSRQPINTPLISSQPKGSTGTLVLTEEEKRTLLAEGYPVPTRLPLTKAEEKSLKKIRRKIKNKISAQESRRKKKEYMDQLERKVEILVSENTDYRKRVETLEQTNANLLSQLAALQALVTRGARK comes from the exons GAGATGCAAGATGTCTTAGACGAGGACTCAGAGATGGGCGATTGGCTGATCGAGCGGGACTCCAAGCTAGGCGTGGTGTTACACGATAGACTGATGACAGATGCGGCCCTTGGCGCTGCCCCTATCAAGACAGAACATTCCTACAGCCTCCACTCCGATGTTGAATCCTCGCCACCTTCGCCACACCACACCAAAGTTGATG ACATGGAAGACGAATGCTATCCAGCTATACCAGCGAGCGCGTGGCGGAGCAGACGGCGGTCCAGCGATTCTCCGCCACCAGAAGTGAAGGCTGAACCCAAATCGGAGCCCGAGTCTCCCGCATCGTCCTGCCCCCCTTCGCCGACCCCTGGCACGCCTGTTACACACGTCGACTACGTCATTGACCACACG aCCGGAACAATCCACATGCCACAAGCGGTGCTCCAGAAAGTTGGGGCGGCGGGGGTGCCGCAGCTACTGCTGAGTGCGGCGCCGCGCATCTCCATGAATAACAATAAGCTCTCCATTAAAGTCACATCGTCCGGCACTTCAG CAGGTTTCAACCTGCCTCCCACGCCGCCCTCGTCGCTGTCGTCGTCCGACAGCGAGGGCGCGCTGTCGCCGGCGCACGAGGCGtcggcgccgcccgccgcgcccgccgcgcccgcgcgccGCGCGCACCTCTACGTGTCGCACCACTCGCGGCAGCCCATCAACACGCCGCTCATCAGCAGCCAGCCG aaGGGTTCAACGGGTACGCTCGTGTTAACAGAGGAGGAGAAGCGCACATTACTGGCCGAAGGATATCCCGTTCCGACACGCTTACCCCTCACCAAGGCTGAAGAGAAATCACTCAAAAAAATCAGgaggaaaattaaaaataag ATATCGGCACAAGAAAGCAGACGCAAAAAGAAGGAGTATATGGACCAATTAGAGAGAAAAGTAGAAATATTAGTATCAGAGAATACAGACTACAGAAAGAGGGTAGAAACACTCGAACAGACGAATGCGAATCTTCTGAGCCAGTTGGCAGCTTTGCAGGCGCTCGTTACTCGAGGCGCCAGGAAGTGA